CATCTCGCCAAAATTGAGATTGGTCTTTGAGCGGCTATGGGTCAGTGCTTTTCCTTTTCACACTATGCCCAAGACGCACTCCGACATCGGACTCATCGGCCTCGCCGTGATGGGTCAGAACCTCGCCCTCAACATCGCCGACCACGGCTTCCAGATCTCGGTTTATAACCGCACGGTCGAGAAGACGGACAAGTTCGTTGCCGAAAACCCGAACACCCCCGGCGGTCTCATCGGTTCCAAGACCCTCGAGGAGTTCGCCCAGTCCCTCTCCAAACCCCGCAAGGCGATCATCCTCGTCCAAGCCGGCAAGGCCACCGACGCCGTGATCGACGGCCTCACCGCCGTGTTCGAGCCCGGTGACATCATCATCGACGGCGGCAACGCCCTCTGGACCGACACCATCCGCCGCGAAAAAGCCCTTAAGGAAAAAGGCTTCCGCTTCATCGGTTCCGGCGTGTCCGGCGGTGAAGAAGGCGCGCGTTTCGGCCCGTCCCTCATGCCCGGTGGCGACAAAGCCGCCTTCAAGGAAATCGAGCCCATCTGGAAGGCCATCTCCGCCAAGGTCGATAAGAAGACCGGCAAGCCCATCATGGGCGCCACCCCCGGCAAGCCCGTCAAGGGCGGCGTTCCCTGCACCACCTACATCGGCGAAAACGGCGCGGGCCACTACGTCAAGATGGTCCACAACGGCATCGAGTATGGCGACATGCAGATGATCTGTGAGGCCTACTCCCTCATGCAGGGTCTCCTCGGCCTCAAGCCCGCCGAGATGGGTGATATTTTCTCCACCTGGAACAAGGGCGCCCTCGACAGCTTCCTGATCGAAATCACCGCCGACATCCTCAAGCAAAAGGACCCGATCACGAAGAAGCCCTTCGTTGACATCGTCCTCGATACCGCCGGCCAAAAAGGCACCGGCAAATGGACTTCCGTCAACGCCCTCGACATGGGCGTTCCCGCCCCGACCGTCGCCGAGTCCGTCTTCGCCCGCTGCTTGTCCGCCATCAAGGAAGAGCGCGTCGCCGCCTCCAAGGTTCTCAAGGGCCCGAAGATCAAGAAGGTCTCCCCCGCCAAGAAGAAGGAGCTCATCAAAGCCATCCACGACGCCCTCTACTGCTCGAAGATCTGCTCGTATGCCCAAGGCTTCCAGCTCATGCGCACCGCTCAGGGCGAATACGGCTGGAAACTCAACTTCGGCCAGATCGCCCAGATCTTCCGCGGTGGTTGCATCATCCGCGCCGCCTTCCTCCAGAAGATCACCGAGGCCTACGCCCGTGACCCGAAGCTCGCGAATCTCCTCCTCGACGGCTACTTCAACAAGACCATCCAGAAGGCCCAGACCAACTGGCGCAAAGTCATCAGCCTCGCGGTTGAAAACGGCATCAGCATCCCGACCTTCTCGTCGGCCCTGAGCTATTACGACGGTTACCGTTCGGCCCGT
This portion of the Rariglobus hedericola genome encodes:
- the gndA gene encoding NADP-dependent phosphogluconate dehydrogenase, producing MPKTHSDIGLIGLAVMGQNLALNIADHGFQISVYNRTVEKTDKFVAENPNTPGGLIGSKTLEEFAQSLSKPRKAIILVQAGKATDAVIDGLTAVFEPGDIIIDGGNALWTDTIRREKALKEKGFRFIGSGVSGGEEGARFGPSLMPGGDKAAFKEIEPIWKAISAKVDKKTGKPIMGATPGKPVKGGVPCTTYIGENGAGHYVKMVHNGIEYGDMQMICEAYSLMQGLLGLKPAEMGDIFSTWNKGALDSFLIEITADILKQKDPITKKPFVDIVLDTAGQKGTGKWTSVNALDMGVPAPTVAESVFARCLSAIKEERVAASKVLKGPKIKKVSPAKKKELIKAIHDALYCSKICSYAQGFQLMRTAQGEYGWKLNFGQIAQIFRGGCIIRAAFLQKITEAYARDPKLANLLLDGYFNKTIQKAQTNWRKVISLAVENGISIPTFSSALSYYDGYRSARLPANLLQAQRDYFGAHTYERTDKPRGKFFHIDWPEATRPQLEA